CGAACTGGACGAAGTGATTGCCGTTATTCACCGCATCCAGCAATTTGACCCACCCGGGGTTGCCGCCAGCTCGCTACAGGAATGCCTGTCCATCCAGCTAAACCAGTTTTCAGAAAACACCCCTTTTCTGGCCGAAGCCAAGCTACTGGTGACGCAATATCTGCCTCTGGTGGCCAACCGTGACTTTAAAACACTGACCAAAGCCACCGGCCTGAACAGTGACATACTTGAGTTCGCCATTGAGCTGATCCAGACACTTAATCCGCTACCCGGTGACAGCATCGATAGTGCGGACGCGGGGTATGTGGTTCCAGATGCAAGAGTGGTCAAGCGCGATGGTTGCTGGCAGGTATCACTCAATAGTGACGTGTCGCCGAAAATCTCGATTAACCAGCAATATGCTTCTCTCATCCGCCGCGCAGACAACAGTAACGACAACACCTTTCTTCGCAACCATCTTCAGGAAGCCAAATGGTTTCTGCGCAGCCTTGAAAGCCGCAATGAAACCCTGCTCAGAGTGTCCTCCAGCATTGTCGAGCTACAGCAGGATTTTCTGGAGCACGGTGCCGAGGCAATGAAACCTATGATTCTGGCTGATATCGCCGAGAAACTGGAGCTTCATGAATCCACCATTTCTCGTGTTACCACACAGAAATATATCGATACCCCGCAAGGCATTTATGAGCTGAAATACTTCTTTTCCAGCCATGTAGGAACGACCGGTGGCGGGGAGTGTTCATCTACCGCTATTCGCGCTATCCTGAAGAAGATGATTAGCGCAGAAAACCCTTCAAAACCCCTCAGCGACAACAAGCTCGCGTCGTTACTTCAGGAACAGGGCATTGAAATTGCCCGTCGCACCGTGGCCAAATATCGCGAAGGAATGAACATTCCTTCATCCAGCGAACGCAGACAATTTAACAACTAAACAGCTAGTATTCACTAAGGAGAAACACATGCAACTTAACATCAGTGGACACCATCTCGACATCACTGACGCCATTAACGATTATGTCGTGAACAAGCTCTCCCGTCTGGAGCGCCATCATGATCGCATCACCAGCACCAATGTTATTCTTTCCGTTGACAAACTGATTCAAAAAGCGGAGGCCACCGTACATGTCAGTGGCGGTGAATTTTTTGCCAACGCCGAGCATGAAGACCTGTATGCTGCGATTGATGATCTTACCGACAAACTGGATCGTCAGCTGATCAAACACAAGGAAAAAAACCGCGGCCGATAACCTCAACCACCTCTAAATCAAGCAGTAATCACCATGGAAATAGCCAATATTCTGACCCCGGAGTACACACTGTGTGCTGCCCCTGGCGGCAGTAAAAAACGTGTTCTGGAGTACCTGTCACATTTTGTTGCCGACAATATTGACAGCATTGACGCCGACTCCCTCTACCACCAGTTCCTCGCGCGCGAAAAGCTGGGTAGCACCGGCATCGGCCACGGGGTTGCCATTCCTCACTGCCGTGTCAGTGGTTGCCAGCAAATTCGGGCAGCGTTACTGAAACTGGAAAGCCCGGTGGATTTCGACGCTATTGATGATAAGCCTGTGGATCTGGTGTTCGCGCTAGTGGTGCCTGAAGAACAGAATGACGAGCATTTGAAAACCCTGTCATCCATCGCCGAGCTGCTACAGCACAGTGAAAAACGCCAACAGCTTCGCGACGCCACGACCAGTCAGGCACTCTACCAATCTGCTGTTACAAGACAGCAAAGCTAATAGGGCACCGGTATGCGACTGGTTATCATCAGTGGAAGGTCAGGCTCAGGAAAAAGCACTGCTCTCAATGTGCTCGAGGATGTCGGCTTCACCTGTATCGATAACCTGCCCGCCAGCTTGCTGCCCAACCTTATCCAGCAGACCGTCAATGACAAGAAGCAGATTTGGCCAAACAAGATAGCTGTTGGTATTGATGCACGCAATGTGCTGGGCAATCTTGGTGATTTACCCGCCATTATCAAACAGCTCCAGCTCGACGGAATTCATAGCGAAATCATTTTTCTGGATGCACGCAGCCCCGTCATCATCCAACGCTTTAGCGAAACCCGTCGCAAACACCCGCTCAGCAGCGGCACAGTCGATCTGAAAGAAGCGATCAAACTGGAAAGCAAGATGCTGGAGCCACTGGCAGACATTGCCACCCGAAAAATAGACACCAGCACCCTGACCCTGCACCAGCTGCGAGATATCATTAAAAAGCACATCGCACCGGACACTCAGGGAGAACTGGCTGTTCTGTTCGAATCTTTTGGTTTCAAGCGCGGCGTTCCGGTAGATGCGGACTTTGTTTTCGATGTGCGATGCCTGCCCAACCCCTACTGGAAACCGGAATTACGGGGCTACAGCGGTAATGATCAACCGGTCATTGAGTTTCTTGAAACACAACCCGATGTGGCTCATATGCTTGCTGATATCAATGGCTACCTGAGTCGCTGGATTCCTCAGTTTCAGGCCAGCAATCGCAGTTACCTGACCATCGCCATTGGCTGCACTGGTGGTCAGCACCGCTCTGTCTATATCGCCAATCAGTTGGGAAAATTTTTCAGCAACCGACTACCCAATATTCAGGTTCGCCACCGTGAACTTTCATAATATTTCCCGTTATTTACCCATCAATAACATACCAGAGCGACTTGACTTCAAGTGCCAGCTCAGGCATTTATAGCCCCATGATTGAGTGCGAAATAAAAATTATTAATAAACTCGGCCTGCACGCACGCGCGGCGGCCAAACTTGCCTCAACTGCAGGCAGATACGCCGCTGCGATTCAAACGGGCCACAGCCTTGAAAAACTGGTCGACGCCAAAAGCGTGATGTCGCTGATGCTATTGGCTGCAAGCCAGGATACCGTTTTGCATTTCCGCTTTAATGGTGAAGATGAAGACGCCGCACACGACAATATCTGCCAACTGATTGCCGACCGCTTCGGCGAAAGTGAATAATCACTTACGCTCATTCCAATTTATTTTAGGCACCTTCTTCTCCAGCAAGCCTGGCACACTGTTATTTTCGCTTTGCGGTCAGTAAACTAACGCCACTCAACCACTGATCCGGAGTTCTGGATAATATGCAAACGTCATCTGACACCGCCAGCCAACTGTCTCTACTCGCCGGCATTGATGACGTCATGGATTCCCAGGCCGTCCATCAACTGGGCTACATGCTCAATAATCTCGCCCCGGCTGACATCGCCCACCATATCGAATCCGCCCCTCCGCGAATTCGGCGCATCTTATGGAGCCTGGTAGAGTCCGAGTCGGAAGGGGAAGTCCTCGGTGAACTGCGCGAAGATATGCAGCAGGAAATACTCAAAGGCATGGGCAGCGAGGAGATGGCCAGCCTGTTCGAAGGGCTTGATACTGACGATATCGCCGACATTCTGCAACAGTTGCCCGATCAGATAATCCCGGAAGTGCTACAGTCAATGAGCACACAGGATCGCCTGCGTGTGGAATCAGTACTGACCCACAACGAAGACACCGCTGGCGGCTTGATGAACACGGATACCATCACCGTGCGCCCCGATATGTCTCTGGATGTTGTGCTTCGTTACTTGCGTCGCCACGAAGAAATACCGGAAGTGACCGACAACCTGTTCGTGGTAAATCGAAAAGATATCTTCCTGGGGACATTGCCATTGAGCAAAGTACTCACTTCGAACCCCAATACCACCGTTCGGGAAGTCATGGTGACTAACGTAGAGGCCATACCCGCCACCATGCCAGATTCCGAAGTTGCACACCTATTTGAGCGCCACGACTGGGTATCAGCTCCAGTCATTGACGAGAACAACCACCTGCTGGGGCGAATCACCATTGATGACGTGGTAGACGTTATCATGGAAGATGCCGACCATTCTCTGCTGGGGCTGGCTGGCCTCAGTCACGAGGAGGAAACATTTGCCTCCATCCGCCGCACCGCACCGCGCCGTGCGATCTGGCTGGGCGTAAACCTGCTTACTGCCATTGCAGCATCTTCTGTTATCAACATGTTTGAAGCCACTATCGACAAAGTTGTCGCGCTGGCAATCCTTATGCCTATAGTTGCCAGTATGGGCGGTGTGGCCGGCAACCAGACGTTAACGGTGGTGATTCGGGGCATGGCGCTTGGGCATGTGGGACGCAGTAACCTTAAATGGCTGCTCAGTAAGGAATTTATTGTCGGCTGCTTTAACGGCCTGCTCTGGGCGCTGGTTATGGGTGTTATCGCCGCTTTCTGGTTTGACGACGCCACCATCGCCTTTATTATCGCGGCAGCGATGGTGATCAACCTGCTAACCGCTGCGGTGGCCGGAGCCTCATTACCCATGATCCTGAAATACCTGGATATCGATCCGGCATTGGCTGGTGGTGTGGCTCTGACGACAGTTACCGATGTTGTCGGCTTCTTCTCATTCCTCGGGCTTGCCACCCTGT
This genomic stretch from Pseudomonadales bacterium harbors:
- a CDS encoding RNA polymerase factor sigma-54, which produces MKQSLQLKIGQQLTMTPQLQQAIKLLQLSSLELQQEIQQALYSNPLLEVDEDSPESGQQDDDNRKSASSEEETSPLNSSPDDDQPIPTDLPVDASWDDIYPTAPTTNLSNSSSDYSADFESFHSVTESLQDHLHWQLNLTPMSDIDRHIGTTIIDAISPDGRLTQTPADLWAALDDDEIELDEVIAVIHRIQQFDPPGVAASSLQECLSIQLNQFSENTPFLAEAKLLVTQYLPLVANRDFKTLTKATGLNSDILEFAIELIQTLNPLPGDSIDSADAGYVVPDARVVKRDGCWQVSLNSDVSPKISINQQYASLIRRADNSNDNTFLRNHLQEAKWFLRSLESRNETLLRVSSSIVELQQDFLEHGAEAMKPMILADIAEKLELHESTISRVTTQKYIDTPQGIYELKYFFSSHVGTTGGGECSSTAIRAILKKMISAENPSKPLSDNKLASLLQEQGIEIARRTVAKYREGMNIPSSSERRQFNN
- the rapZ gene encoding RNase adapter RapZ, with the translated sequence MRLVIISGRSGSGKSTALNVLEDVGFTCIDNLPASLLPNLIQQTVNDKKQIWPNKIAVGIDARNVLGNLGDLPAIIKQLQLDGIHSEIIFLDARSPVIIQRFSETRRKHPLSSGTVDLKEAIKLESKMLEPLADIATRKIDTSTLTLHQLRDIIKKHIAPDTQGELAVLFESFGFKRGVPVDADFVFDVRCLPNPYWKPELRGYSGNDQPVIEFLETQPDVAHMLADINGYLSRWIPQFQASNRSYLTIAIGCTGGQHRSVYIANQLGKFFSNRLPNIQVRHRELS
- the mgtE gene encoding magnesium transporter — translated: MQTSSDTASQLSLLAGIDDVMDSQAVHQLGYMLNNLAPADIAHHIESAPPRIRRILWSLVESESEGEVLGELREDMQQEILKGMGSEEMASLFEGLDTDDIADILQQLPDQIIPEVLQSMSTQDRLRVESVLTHNEDTAGGLMNTDTITVRPDMSLDVVLRYLRRHEEIPEVTDNLFVVNRKDIFLGTLPLSKVLTSNPNTTVREVMVTNVEAIPATMPDSEVAHLFERHDWVSAPVIDENNHLLGRITIDDVVDVIMEDADHSLLGLAGLSHEEETFASIRRTAPRRAIWLGVNLLTAIAASSVINMFEATIDKVVALAILMPIVASMGGVAGNQTLTVVIRGMALGHVGRSNLKWLLSKEFIVGCFNGLLWALVMGVIAAFWFDDATIAFIIAAAMVINLLTAAVAGASLPMILKYLDIDPALAGGVALTTVTDVVGFFSFLGLATLFYT
- a CDS encoding HPr family phosphocarrier protein, yielding MIECEIKIINKLGLHARAAAKLASTAGRYAAAIQTGHSLEKLVDAKSVMSLMLLAASQDTVLHFRFNGEDEDAAHDNICQLIADRFGESE
- the raiA gene encoding ribosome-associated translation inhibitor RaiA, with protein sequence MQLNISGHHLDITDAINDYVVNKLSRLERHHDRITSTNVILSVDKLIQKAEATVHVSGGEFFANAEHEDLYAAIDDLTDKLDRQLIKHKEKNRGR
- the ptsN gene encoding PTS IIA-like nitrogen regulatory protein PtsN, with translation MEIANILTPEYTLCAAPGGSKKRVLEYLSHFVADNIDSIDADSLYHQFLAREKLGSTGIGHGVAIPHCRVSGCQQIRAALLKLESPVDFDAIDDKPVDLVFALVVPEEQNDEHLKTLSSIAELLQHSEKRQQLRDATTSQALYQSAVTRQQS